From a single Candoia aspera isolate rCanAsp1 chromosome 2, rCanAsp1.hap2, whole genome shotgun sequence genomic region:
- the ALDOB gene encoding fructose-bisphosphate aldolase B encodes MTHQFPTLSPEQKKALSDTAQRIVATGKGILAADESVGTMGNRLQRINVENTEENRRQFRDILFSSDPSINQQIGGVIFFHETLYQKDNTGKLFPAVIKGKGIVVGIKLDKGMAPLAGTNHETSIQGLDGLAERCAQYKKDGADFGKWRAVLKITDTTPSTLAIQENANTLARYASICQQHGLVPIVEPEILPDGDHDLQHCQYVTEKVLAAVYKALNDHHVYLEGTLLKPNMVTAGQACPKKYTPQDIAMATVTALLRTVPAAVPGICFLSGGQSEEEASINLNAINQCPLPKPWKLTFSYGRALQASALAAWSGKPENKKAAQEAFIKRAKINGLACKGQYVTSEKSSGAATQSLFSPSYTY; translated from the exons TTTCCAACTCTCTCTCCGGAGCAGAAAAAGGCACTCTCTGACACAGCTCAGCGGATTGTAGCTACCGGCAAAGGAATCTTAGCAGCAGATGAATCTGTAG GGACAATGGGTAACAGGCTGCAACGCATCAACGTGGAGAATACGGAAGAGAACCGCCGTCAGTTCCGtgatattctcttctcttctgaccCCTCCATCAACCAACAGATTGGGGGAGTTATTTTTTTCCATGAGACTCTCTATCAAAAGGACAACACCGGAAAACTCTTCCCAGCTGTCATTAAGGGCAAGGGCATAGTGGTTGGAATCAAG CTGGATAAAGGCATGGCTCCATTGGCAGGAACTAACCATGAAACCAGCATTCAAG GTCTGGATGGGCTTGCTGAGCGCTGTGCCCAGTATAAGAAAGATGGAGCAGATTTTGGCAAGTGGCGTGCTGTGCTGAAAATTACAGATACAACTCCCTCTACTCTTGCCATCCAGGAGAACGCTAACACTTTGGCACGCTATGCTAGTATCTGCCAACAG CATGGCTTAGTTCCTATTGTGGAACCTGAGATCCTGCCTGATGGAGACCATGACCTCCAGCATTGTCAGTATGTGACTGAAAAG GTGCTGGCGGCTGTTTATAAGGCCCTGAATGACCACCATGTCTATTTGGAGGGAACGCTGCTGAAGCCCAACATGGTGACAGCTGGACAGGCTTGTCCCAAGAAATACACCCCACAGGACATAGCCATGGCCACTGTCACAGCTCTCCTTCGGACAGTCCCAGCAGCTGTTCCAG GAATTTGCTTCCTTTCTGGAGGCCAAAGTGAAGAGGAGGCATCCATTAACCTCAATGCTATCAATCAGTGTCCACTGCCTAAACCCTGGAAGCTGACATTCTCATATGGACGAGCTTTGCAAGCATCAGCTCTAGCTGCCTGGTCTGGGAAGCCTGAGAATAAGAAGGCCGCCCAAGAGGCCTTCATCAAACGGGCAAAG attaatGGCTTAGCTTGCAAAGGCCAGTACGTCACATCTGAAAAGAGCAGTGGAGCAGCCACCCAATCACTTTTTAGTCCCAGTTACACATACTAG
- the MRPL50 gene encoding large ribosomal subunit protein mL50 — translation MAASSGLLKVWRRRLSLGVPARGSFWGRQKKKDQPVVVEPSIPVKAICPPPRSKKYLPPEDLQSRLESCVREIWGSSVSSDWQRASLVDFNFKYRLLAQMAADLGHTVPNNQLHQMKSVGDVLAFYNTPVKDISKLDELSMQELPSNLKISWEYEVKQ, via the exons ATGGCGGCTTCCAGCGGTCTGTTGAAGGTGTGGCGACGCCGGCTGAGTCTGGGGGTGCCTGCACGCGGGAGTTTCTGGGGAAGACAGAA GAAAAAAGATCAGCCAGTGGTAGTAGAACCAAGTATTCCTGTGAAAGCTATTTGCCCTCCACCACGAAGTAAAAAATACCTTCCTCCTGAAGATCTCCAGAGTCGTCTAGAGTCTTGCGTTAGAGAGATTTGGGGGTCCTCAGTTTCCAGTGACTGGCAAAGGGCATCACTAGTGGACTTCAATTTCAAGTATCGACTATTGGCACAAATGGCAGCAGATCTGGGCCACACGGTCCCCAATAACCAGCTTCACCAGATGAAGAGTGTCGGAGATGTCTTGGCTTTCTATAATACACCTGTAAAAGACATCTCAAAGTTGGACGAGTTGAGCATGCAGGAGCTTCCATCGAATCTGAAGATCAGTTGGGAGTATGAAGTGAAACAATAA